The following proteins are co-located in the Aliidongia dinghuensis genome:
- a CDS encoding nuclear transport factor 2 family protein has protein sequence MASLMPPRSVQVAAGLIICIGLTVVASADACRAASGDALLSARLKRQTQEVLDAGQRGDAAVLARYLDPAAIFTNETGEILSKQQIVDRVQPLAPGAADRHIAVTKWALHRQGDVATSTFVDELTISCHGQTLVRRYQSTETWARRSGGWKMITSHTMSLPYDPAAIT, from the coding sequence ATGGCCTCGCTTATGCCGCCAAGATCGGTGCAGGTCGCAGCCGGCCTGATCATCTGCATCGGTTTGACCGTCGTCGCCAGCGCTGATGCCTGCCGGGCGGCGTCGGGTGACGCATTGCTCTCGGCGCGCCTCAAAAGGCAAACCCAGGAAGTCCTCGATGCCGGACAGCGCGGCGATGCGGCGGTGCTGGCACGCTATCTCGATCCTGCCGCGATCTTCACCAACGAGACCGGCGAGATCCTGAGCAAGCAGCAGATCGTCGATCGCGTGCAGCCGCTGGCGCCCGGCGCGGCGGATCGGCATATCGCCGTGACGAAATGGGCGTTGCATCGCCAGGGCGATGTCGCGACCTCGACCTTCGTCGACGAGCTGACGATCAGCTGCCACGGCCAGACCCTGGTGCGGCGCTATCAATCAACCGAGACCTGGGCCAGGCGGTCCGGCGGCTGGAAGATGATCACCAGCCACACGATGAGCCTGCCGTACGATCCGGCCGCGATTACCTAG
- a CDS encoding oxidoreductase, which translates to MANETSPVWFITGCSTGFGLELARVVLTRGGRAVVTARDKSRLVDLVEGAGPRALALDLDVTRSDQIAAAVTAAEQQFGGIDVLVNNAGYGYQATIEEGEEAEIRAMFDANVFGLFALTRAVLPGMRARRKGHIISLSSQAGFIGFPGSGYYAATKHAVEGWSDALLAEVKPLGIKVSCVEPGPFRTDWAGRSLRQTPTNIADYEPTAGARLKATAAISGTQAGDPVRAAEAMIRLAETESPPRHLVLGAIAVNGVTAKLKERLAEIEAWRDVGVATDFPQE; encoded by the coding sequence ATGGCCAATGAGACCTCACCCGTCTGGTTCATCACCGGCTGCTCGACCGGTTTCGGGCTCGAGCTTGCCCGTGTGGTGCTTACCCGCGGCGGGCGCGCCGTGGTCACGGCGCGCGACAAGTCCCGGCTCGTCGATCTCGTCGAAGGGGCAGGCCCGCGGGCGCTGGCGCTCGACCTCGACGTGACCCGGTCCGACCAGATCGCGGCGGCGGTCACCGCGGCCGAGCAGCAGTTCGGCGGCATCGACGTGCTCGTCAACAATGCCGGCTACGGCTACCAGGCGACGATCGAGGAGGGCGAAGAGGCCGAGATCCGCGCCATGTTCGACGCCAATGTGTTCGGTCTCTTCGCGCTCACCCGCGCCGTGCTGCCCGGCATGCGGGCGCGGCGGAAGGGCCATATCATCAGCCTCTCGTCCCAGGCGGGCTTCATCGGCTTCCCGGGCTCGGGCTATTACGCCGCGACCAAGCACGCGGTCGAAGGCTGGTCGGACGCGCTCCTGGCCGAGGTGAAGCCGCTCGGCATCAAGGTCTCCTGCGTCGAGCCGGGCCCGTTCCGCACCGACTGGGCCGGCCGCTCGCTTCGGCAGACGCCGACCAACATCGCTGACTACGAGCCCACGGCCGGTGCGCGCCTCAAGGCGACGGCGGCGATCAGCGGCACCCAGGCGGGCGATCCGGTGCGCGCGGCAGAGGCGATGATCCGGCTGGCCGAGACCGAGAGCCCGCCGCGCCATCTCGTGCTGGGCGCCATCGCGGTCAATGGCGTCACCGCCAAGCTCAAGGAGCGCCTGGCCGAGATCGAAGCCTGGCGCGATGTGGGCGTGGCGACGGATTTTCCGCAGGAATAG
- the rpsL gene encoding 30S ribosomal protein S12, whose product MPTINQLIRNPRAPQVTRNKVPALEACPQKRGVCTRVYTTTPKKPNSALRKVARVRLTNGFEVTSYIPGEGHNLQEHSVVMIRGGRVKDLPGVRYHIIRGTLDTQGVKDRRQRRSKYGAKRPK is encoded by the coding sequence ATGCCGACCATCAACCAGTTGATCCGGAACCCCCGGGCGCCCCAAGTGACCCGTAACAAGGTCCCGGCGCTCGAAGCCTGCCCGCAGAAGCGCGGCGTGTGCACCCGGGTCTATACGACGACCCCGAAGAAGCCGAACTCGGCGCTCCGCAAGGTGGCCCGCGTGCGGCTGACCAACGGCTTCGAGGTGACGAGCTACATCCCCGGTGAAGGCCATAACCTCCAGGAGCACTCGGTCGTCATGATCCGCGGTGGTCGTGTGAAGGATCTGCCCGGTGTGCGCTATCACATCATCCGCGGCACGCTCGACACGCAGGGCGTCAAGGACCGTCGCCAGCGTCGTTCGAAGTACGGCGCCAAGCGGCCCAAGTAA